The following coding sequences lie in one Halorarum halophilum genomic window:
- a CDS encoding DUF424 domain-containing protein, giving the protein MLLKERDTPEGTLVSVCDPDCLGETYENGAVTLEVTEEFYGGNDAEPADEDRVVESLLAASTANLVGEECVSVAIDAGIIDEDRVLEVGDTVHAQLLWLR; this is encoded by the coding sequence ATGCTGCTGAAGGAGCGTGACACGCCCGAGGGGACGCTGGTGTCGGTCTGCGACCCGGACTGCCTCGGCGAGACGTACGAGAACGGCGCGGTCACCCTGGAGGTGACGGAGGAGTTCTACGGCGGCAACGACGCGGAGCCAGCCGACGAGGACCGGGTCGTCGAGAGCCTGCTGGCCGCGAGCACGGCGAACCTGGTCGGCGAGGAGTGCGTCTCCGTGGCCATCGACGCCGGCATCATCGACGAGGACCGCGTGCTGGAGGTCGGCGACACGGTCCACGCGCAGCTGCTCTGGCTCAGGTAG
- a CDS encoding aminotransferase class V-fold PLP-dependent enzyme, whose amino-acid sequence MEPAQEPYPLDVEAIRADFPILDRKVGGDATVPGEDEDDTTPLVYLDNAATSQTPDQVVDTIADYYRSYNSNVHRGIHQLSQEASVAYEEAHDRVAEFVGAAGREEIVFTKNATEAENLVAYAWGLNEIGPGDNVVLTQMEHHASLVTWQQTARKTGAEARFIRVTDDGRLDMDHARELIDEDTAMVSAVHVSNTLGTVNPVAELADLAHDHDALIFVDGAQSVPHMPVDVREFDPDFFAFSGHKMCGPTGIGVLYGKERLLEEMEPYLYGGSMIRKVTFEETQWEDLPWKFEAGTPVIEQGIALHAAIDYLEDVGMERVHEHESLLARYAYDRLSEFDDIEIYGPPGDERAGLVSFNVDGVHAHDLSSILNEHGVAIRAGDHCTQPLHDVLGAAASARASFYVYNTREEIDALVEGVDDARQLFA is encoded by the coding sequence ATGGAACCAGCACAGGAACCGTATCCCCTGGACGTCGAGGCGATCAGGGCGGACTTCCCCATCCTTGACCGGAAGGTCGGCGGCGACGCGACCGTCCCCGGCGAGGACGAGGACGACACGACGCCGCTCGTCTACCTCGACAACGCGGCGACGAGCCAGACGCCCGACCAGGTCGTCGACACCATCGCCGACTACTACCGCTCGTACAACTCGAACGTCCACCGCGGCATCCACCAGTTGAGCCAGGAGGCCAGCGTGGCCTACGAAGAGGCCCACGACAGGGTCGCCGAGTTCGTCGGCGCGGCGGGGCGCGAGGAGATCGTCTTCACGAAGAACGCGACCGAGGCGGAGAACCTCGTCGCGTACGCGTGGGGGCTGAACGAGATCGGACCGGGCGACAATGTCGTGCTCACCCAGATGGAGCACCACGCCTCGCTCGTCACCTGGCAGCAGACGGCGAGGAAGACCGGCGCGGAGGCGCGCTTCATCCGGGTCACCGACGACGGGCGGCTCGACATGGACCACGCCCGCGAGCTGATCGACGAGGACACGGCGATGGTGAGCGCCGTCCACGTCTCGAACACGCTCGGAACGGTCAACCCCGTCGCGGAACTGGCGGACCTCGCGCACGACCACGACGCGCTGATCTTCGTCGACGGCGCCCAGTCGGTCCCGCACATGCCGGTCGACGTGCGCGAGTTCGATCCTGACTTCTTCGCCTTCTCGGGCCACAAGATGTGCGGCCCGACCGGTATCGGCGTGCTGTACGGGAAGGAGCGCCTCCTCGAGGAGATGGAACCGTACCTCTACGGCGGCTCGATGATCCGCAAGGTGACCTTCGAGGAGACCCAGTGGGAGGACCTCCCCTGGAAGTTCGAGGCCGGCACGCCGGTCATCGAGCAGGGCATCGCGCTCCACGCCGCCATCGACTACCTCGAGGACGTCGGGATGGAACGGGTCCACGAACACGAGTCGCTGCTGGCGCGGTACGCGTACGACCGGCTCTCGGAGTTCGACGACATCGAGATCTACGGCCCGCCGGGCGACGAGCGCGCCGGTCTCGTCTCGTTCAACGTCGACGGCGTCCACGCCCACGACCTCTCCAGCATCCTCAACGAGCACGGCGTCGCCATCCGCGCCGGCGACCACTGCACCCAGCCGCTGCACGACGTCCTCGGCGCGGCCGCCTCGGCCCGCGCGAGCTTCTACGTGTACAACACCCGCGAGGAGATCGACGCGCTCGTGGAGGGTGTCGACGACGCCCGACAGCTCTTCGCGTAA
- the sufU gene encoding Fe-S cluster assembly sulfur transfer protein SufU, with amino-acid sequence MGGGSDMYRQQILDHYKNPRNYGEMDDPTFSHVGENPSCGDTIRVDVRLEDDGETIEYVSFSGDGCAISQASASMLSERLRGMTLDELEELDVEDVTEMLGVDISPMRIKCAVLARQVAQDGAKLHEGEIEDLDVTKTEE; translated from the coding sequence ATCGGTGGCGGCTCCGATATGTATCGCCAGCAGATCCTGGACCACTACAAGAACCCCCGGAACTACGGCGAGATGGACGACCCCACGTTCTCACACGTCGGGGAGAACCCCTCCTGTGGCGACACCATCCGCGTGGACGTCCGGCTGGAGGACGACGGGGAGACCATCGAGTACGTCTCGTTCTCGGGCGACGGCTGCGCCATCTCGCAGGCGTCGGCGTCGATGCTCTCCGAGCGCCTCCGCGGGATGACCCTCGACGAACTGGAGGAACTCGACGTCGAGGACGTGACCGAGATGCTCGGCGTCGACATCTCCCCGATGCGCATCAAGTGCGCCGTGCTCGCCCGGCAGGTCGCCCAGGACGGCGCGAAGCTCCACGAGGGCGAGATCGAGGACCTCGACGTCACGAAGACCGAGGAGTAG
- the radA gene encoding DNA repair and recombination protein RadA, which translates to MAEDDLESLPGVGPATADKLVEAGFESYQSIAVASPSELGNTADIGDSTANDIIQGARKAADVGGFESGAQVLERRKQIGKLSWLIPEVDEMLDGGLETQSITEVYGEFGAGKSQVTHQMAVNVQLPAEYGGLEGSCIFIDSEDTFRPERIDDMVRGLDDEILEALLEEREIEGNPGDDAAMEALLEDVLDKIHVAKAFNSNHQILLAEKAKEVASEHEDDEFPVRLLCVDSLTAHFRAEYVGRGQLADRQQKLNKHLHDLMRVGNLYNSVVLVTNQVASNPDSYFGDPTQPIGGNILGHTSTFRMYLRKSKGDKRIVRLVDAPNLADGESVMRVQDAGLKPE; encoded by the coding sequence ATGGCAGAGGACGACCTCGAAAGCCTCCCCGGCGTCGGGCCGGCGACGGCCGACAAACTAGTGGAAGCGGGTTTCGAAAGCTACCAGAGCATCGCGGTCGCCAGTCCCAGCGAGCTCGGCAACACCGCGGACATCGGCGACTCGACGGCGAACGACATCATCCAGGGCGCGCGGAAGGCCGCCGACGTCGGCGGGTTCGAGTCCGGCGCACAGGTGCTCGAACGCCGCAAGCAGATCGGGAAGCTCTCGTGGCTCATCCCCGAGGTGGACGAGATGCTCGACGGCGGGCTCGAGACGCAGTCCATCACCGAGGTGTACGGCGAGTTCGGCGCCGGCAAGTCGCAGGTGACCCACCAGATGGCGGTGAACGTCCAGCTCCCCGCGGAGTACGGCGGGCTGGAGGGTAGCTGTATATTCATCGACTCCGAGGACACGTTCCGCCCCGAGCGCATCGACGACATGGTGCGCGGGCTGGACGACGAGATCCTCGAGGCGCTCCTCGAGGAGCGCGAGATCGAGGGGAACCCCGGCGACGACGCGGCGATGGAGGCGCTGCTGGAGGACGTGCTCGACAAGATCCACGTCGCGAAGGCGTTCAACTCCAACCACCAGATCCTCCTCGCCGAGAAGGCCAAGGAGGTCGCGAGCGAGCACGAGGACGACGAGTTCCCGGTCCGCCTGCTGTGCGTCGACTCGCTCACAGCTCACTTCCGCGCCGAGTACGTCGGCCGCGGCCAGCTCGCCGACCGCCAGCAGAAGCTGAACAAGCACCTCCACGACCTGATGCGCGTGGGCAACCTGTACAACTCGGTCGTGCTCGTGACGAACCAGGTCGCCTCCAACCCCGACTCCTACTTCGGCGACCCGACCCAGCCCATCGGCGGGAACATCCTGGGCCACACCTCCACGTTCCGGATGTACCTCCGCAAGTCGAAGGGCGACAAGCGCATCGTTCGGCTGGTCGACGCCCCGAACCTGGCCGACGGCGAGTCCGTCATGCGCGTCCAGGACGCGGGCCTGAAGCCGGAGTAG
- a CDS encoding IclR family transcriptional regulator: MAAQHGTIGAVERSLDVVDHLQEVGWTDLAEITAEFDCAKSTIHRHLETLERAEYVVREGNEYALSLKFLEHGELARVREPAYELAATKVEEVAAETNERAQFIVEEHGRGVYVHRATGEKAVDVNTHLGKRVPIHASAAGHAILSELPEEQVDAIVERHGLEPLTDRTITDRTALYEELDRVRERGYSINDQGFVDGLRAVGVPISDGDGGVLGGLSVAGPINRFRNERFERELPSLLLGVANELELRIAYN, translated from the coding sequence ATGGCCGCCCAGCACGGGACGATCGGCGCGGTCGAACGCTCGCTCGACGTCGTCGACCACCTGCAGGAGGTCGGCTGGACCGACCTCGCCGAGATCACCGCCGAGTTCGACTGCGCGAAGAGCACGATCCATCGACACCTGGAGACCCTCGAACGCGCCGAGTACGTGGTCCGCGAGGGGAACGAATACGCGCTCAGCCTGAAGTTCCTGGAGCACGGCGAACTCGCCCGCGTGCGCGAACCGGCGTACGAACTCGCCGCCACGAAGGTCGAGGAGGTCGCCGCCGAGACCAACGAGCGGGCCCAGTTCATCGTCGAGGAGCACGGTCGCGGGGTCTACGTCCACCGCGCGACCGGGGAGAAAGCGGTCGACGTCAACACGCACCTGGGAAAGCGGGTACCCATCCACGCGAGCGCGGCGGGCCACGCCATCCTCTCGGAACTCCCCGAGGAGCAGGTCGACGCCATCGTGGAGCGTCACGGGCTGGAGCCGTTGACCGACCGGACCATCACCGACCGGACGGCACTGTACGAGGAGCTCGACCGCGTCCGCGAACGGGGGTACAGCATCAACGACCAGGGGTTCGTCGACGGCCTCCGGGCCGTGGGCGTGCCGATCTCGGACGGCGACGGCGGGGTGCTCGGCGGCCTCAGCGTCGCCGGTCCCATCAACCGGTTCCGCAACGAGCGGTTCGAACGCGAACTGCCCTCGCTCCTCCTCGGCGTCGCGAACGAGCTCGAACTCCGGATCGCCTACAACTGA
- a CDS encoding extracellular solute-binding protein produces the protein MAKRDTRRRFLKRTGAAGVLTAGLAGCTGNSDGGPGGGGNGGDGGTPAGEQKTISGDKGEVHFLSAENSSAFKQYYQKWAERFSEETGYGVKLEFVGVGSSQSARISKLLQAGNPPELTTTAPEKGGGMALQGVLADLSDEASWMEDKYGYSFNEDFLFQLDGSQYVVPIWVNMTMDWYRVSAWQDGAGFAPRNPNWQEFLEGVKATDGVEDRRGTVVPAAQSLMSTEYYIDHMFQNGGRIFARNGGNVEVVMNKGQDRTKTKEVLEYIEKLNQYSVDGSGYAYSEQIESFWSEQVNEVKYFGARPLQQAVENNEAVAEDTGLMRPPHKEEQTHQAFSEGWVMFEPAENKDGAREFIKFMSRPEPLYELLHIAPLHNLPPFPAAVDDEEFLDNEFIDEWVRPNDHIRIDDVVTMVENAKTLVGETDPNNALASPVFSENVFGNMIYNVLYGDTSIDQAIDQAGEQATSIMDGFDK, from the coding sequence ATGGCAAAGAGAGACACGCGCCGGCGCTTCCTGAAGCGGACGGGAGCCGCCGGGGTACTGACGGCTGGACTGGCGGGTTGTACCGGAAACTCGGACGGCGGTCCCGGCGGCGGCGGTAACGGCGGCGACGGCGGAACGCCGGCCGGCGAACAGAAGACGATCTCGGGCGACAAGGGCGAGGTCCACTTCCTCTCGGCCGAGAACAGTTCTGCGTTCAAGCAGTACTACCAGAAGTGGGCCGAGCGGTTCAGCGAGGAGACGGGCTACGGCGTCAAACTGGAGTTCGTCGGCGTCGGGTCGAGCCAGTCGGCCCGCATCTCGAAGCTCCTCCAGGCGGGGAACCCGCCGGAACTGACGACCACGGCCCCCGAGAAGGGCGGCGGGATGGCGCTCCAGGGGGTCCTCGCGGACCTCAGCGACGAGGCGTCGTGGATGGAGGACAAGTACGGCTACTCGTTCAACGAGGACTTCCTCTTCCAGCTCGACGGCAGCCAGTACGTCGTCCCCATCTGGGTCAACATGACGATGGACTGGTACCGGGTGAGCGCCTGGCAGGACGGCGCCGGATTCGCGCCCCGGAACCCCAACTGGCAGGAGTTCCTCGAGGGCGTGAAGGCCACCGACGGCGTGGAGGACCGCCGCGGCACGGTCGTCCCGGCCGCGCAGAGCCTGATGAGCACCGAGTACTACATCGACCACATGTTCCAGAACGGGGGGCGGATCTTCGCCCGGAACGGCGGGAACGTCGAGGTGGTGATGAACAAGGGACAGGACCGCACGAAGACCAAGGAGGTGCTCGAGTACATCGAGAAACTGAACCAGTACTCCGTCGACGGGTCGGGCTACGCCTACAGCGAGCAGATCGAGTCCTTCTGGTCCGAACAGGTGAACGAGGTGAAGTACTTCGGCGCCCGGCCGCTCCAGCAGGCCGTCGAGAACAACGAGGCGGTCGCCGAGGACACGGGGCTGATGCGCCCGCCGCACAAGGAGGAGCAGACCCACCAGGCGTTCTCGGAGGGCTGGGTGATGTTCGAGCCGGCCGAGAACAAGGACGGCGCGCGGGAGTTCATCAAGTTCATGTCCCGTCCCGAACCCCTCTACGAACTCCTCCACATCGCGCCGCTGCACAACCTCCCGCCGTTCCCGGCCGCCGTCGACGACGAGGAGTTCCTCGACAACGAGTTCATCGACGAGTGGGTGCGGCCCAACGACCACATCCGCATCGACGACGTCGTCACCATGGTCGAGAACGCGAAGACCCTCGTCGGCGAGACGGACCCGAACAACGCGCTCGCGTCGCCGGTGTTCTCGGAGAACGTCTTCGGCAACATGATCTACAACGTCCTCTACGGCGACACCTCGATCGACCAGGCCATCGACCAGGCCGGCGAGCAGGCGACGAGCATCATGGACGGATTCGACAAATGA
- a CDS encoding carbohydrate ABC transporter permease: MDEATSTGGLDATHEEDTRQDRLAALLDNEVFLGYGSLSPVMVLFLFVAVLPIGWALAGSFFEINAFNPVWNWTGLSNYEHIFLQDSFYWTAAGKSVVFGFGSVALQIVLGVAFALILQRSFRGNAFARAVVLLPYLVPVIVVGLVFQWMMNPNYGVFNLLGTRFGVLSGPINFLGNSDIAMYAIIVAASWKWSIFVVMMTLARLEAIPSGYYDAARVNGANAWQRFRDITLPNLKGMIVLVVLLRGIWMFNKFDIVWIMTRGGPSGATTTLPVYAYKVAFNQWHLGESLAIASTLFLTLVIGAAVYFGKFNPEQEVRVE, encoded by the coding sequence ATGGATGAGGCGACGAGCACGGGCGGGCTCGACGCCACGCACGAGGAGGACACCCGACAGGACCGTCTGGCGGCGCTCCTCGACAACGAGGTCTTCCTCGGCTACGGGAGCCTCTCGCCGGTCATGGTGCTGTTCCTCTTCGTGGCCGTCCTGCCGATCGGCTGGGCGCTCGCGGGGAGCTTCTTCGAGATCAACGCCTTCAACCCGGTGTGGAACTGGACGGGGCTCTCGAACTACGAGCACATCTTCCTCCAGGACAGCTTCTACTGGACCGCCGCCGGCAAGTCCGTGGTGTTCGGCTTCGGGTCGGTCGCGCTCCAGATCGTGCTCGGGGTGGCGTTCGCGCTCATCCTGCAGCGATCGTTCCGCGGCAACGCGTTCGCGCGGGCGGTCGTCCTGCTCCCGTACCTGGTGCCGGTCATCGTGGTCGGGCTCGTCTTCCAGTGGATGATGAACCCGAACTACGGGGTGTTCAACCTCCTCGGGACGCGCTTCGGCGTCCTGAGCGGCCCCATCAACTTCCTGGGGAACTCCGACATCGCGATGTACGCCATCATCGTCGCCGCGAGCTGGAAGTGGTCCATCTTCGTCGTGATGATGACGCTGGCCCGCCTGGAGGCGATCCCCTCCGGCTACTACGACGCCGCCCGCGTCAACGGCGCCAACGCGTGGCAGCGGTTCCGTGACATTACGCTCCCGAACCTGAAGGGGATGATCGTCCTCGTCGTCCTGCTGCGGGGCATCTGGATGTTCAACAAGTTCGACATCGTCTGGATCATGACCCGCGGCGGCCCGAGCGGCGCGACGACGACGCTGCCGGTGTACGCCTACAAGGTGGCGTTCAACCAGTGGCACCTCGGCGAGTCGCTGGCCATCGCGTCGACGCTGTTCCTGACGCTGGTCATCGGTGCCGCCGTCTACTTCGGCAAGTTCAACCCCGAACAGGAGGTGCGCGTCGAATGA
- a CDS encoding carbohydrate ABC transporter permease produces the protein MSYSTSKSPMERLIDYYVRRVPYDLQKRLSKWFFRLLILVTVVVVGFPTYVMLKASIQPELELFSNTFLFVPRNPTLENFEGLFTETNFVRFYANSIVAALGTMLISVVASTLAGYSLTRFSFPGKKRLAQSVLFSYMFPPLLLGLPMFMIWRDLAMLNSYPGIVLAHTAHALPFDIWLMWKFFQTVPISYEESAWIYGASRLRALRDVAVPMALPGIIAVSIFSFAISWSDFTFANLLLTQESMKTLPIGMIGFIEQQAVHWGLIMSASVMMALPAFLLVYFLQSYLLRGFSVGGLG, from the coding sequence ATGAGCTACTCCACGTCGAAGTCGCCGATGGAGCGGCTCATCGACTACTACGTCCGTCGGGTCCCCTACGACCTCCAGAAGCGCCTGTCGAAGTGGTTCTTCAGGCTGCTCATCCTGGTGACGGTCGTCGTCGTCGGCTTCCCGACGTACGTGATGCTGAAGGCGTCGATCCAGCCCGAACTGGAGCTGTTCTCGAACACGTTCCTGTTCGTCCCGCGGAACCCGACCCTGGAGAACTTCGAGGGGCTGTTCACGGAGACGAACTTCGTGCGGTTCTACGCGAACAGCATCGTCGCGGCGCTGGGGACGATGCTCATCAGCGTCGTCGCCAGCACCCTCGCGGGCTACTCGCTGACCCGGTTCAGCTTCCCGGGGAAGAAGCGGCTCGCCCAGTCGGTGCTGTTCTCCTACATGTTCCCGCCGCTGCTGCTCGGACTGCCGATGTTCATGATCTGGCGGGACCTCGCGATGCTGAACAGCTACCCTGGCATCGTCCTGGCCCACACGGCCCACGCGCTGCCGTTCGACATCTGGCTGATGTGGAAGTTCTTCCAGACCGTCCCCATCAGCTACGAGGAGAGCGCGTGGATCTACGGCGCCAGCCGCCTGCGCGCCCTCCGGGACGTCGCCGTCCCGATGGCCCTGCCGGGCATCATCGCCGTCTCCATCTTCTCGTTCGCCATCTCCTGGAGCGACTTCACGTTCGCCAACCTCCTGCTGACCCAGGAGTCGATGAAGACGCTCCCTATCGGGATGATCGGCTTCATCGAACAGCAGGCGGTCCACTGGGGGCTCATCATGAGCGCCTCGGTGATGATGGCGCTGCCGGCGTTCCTGCTGGTGTACTTCCTCCAGAGCTACCTGCTCCGGGGGTTCAGCGTGGGTGGTCTCGGATGA
- a CDS encoding ABC transporter ATP-binding protein has protein sequence MSEIRIDELRKVYEVPSGNEVAVEGSTLTVPDGDFLTLLGPSGCGKSTTLRCIAGLESPTEGTVSYDEDDVTPLPAQERDISMVFQEIALYPHMRCIENIAYPLKVRGVPEDERHERAREVARILEVEELVEKHPAELSGGQRQRIAIARAIVREPRAFLMDEPMTGLDEKLKVRMRKELKRVVEETEQTVVYVTHNQEEAMMLSDWIAVMSDGVIEQYGTPDEVYNEPNNRFVAGFVGMPEMNVWRGETDGSTVSVAIGEQAVSLDLREAAGDAERKEKTSIDERSSDEVEVGFRPQAIGLVPEGEGDFDADLSLIEPMGEDSLCYLDSPVGEIRVVEDAATRFSDGDTVGVALDRHEGYVFDDVSGSTIARTGPSAAATTDDAATERRGSTSD, from the coding sequence GTGTCCGAGATACGCATCGACGAGTTGCGAAAGGTGTACGAGGTACCGAGCGGGAACGAGGTCGCTGTCGAGGGGTCCACGCTGACGGTTCCGGACGGGGACTTCCTGACGCTGCTCGGCCCGTCCGGCTGTGGCAAGTCGACGACCCTGCGCTGTATCGCCGGCCTGGAGTCGCCGACGGAGGGGACGGTCTCCTACGACGAGGACGACGTGACCCCCCTCCCGGCCCAGGAACGGGACATCAGCATGGTGTTCCAGGAGATCGCGCTGTACCCGCACATGCGGTGCATCGAGAACATCGCCTACCCGCTAAAGGTGCGGGGCGTCCCCGAGGACGAGCGCCACGAGCGCGCCCGCGAGGTCGCGCGGATCCTCGAGGTCGAGGAGCTCGTCGAGAAGCACCCCGCCGAGCTCTCGGGCGGCCAGCGCCAGCGCATCGCCATCGCCCGGGCCATCGTCCGGGAGCCGAGGGCGTTCCTGATGGACGAGCCGATGACCGGCCTCGACGAGAAGCTGAAGGTCCGGATGCGCAAGGAGCTCAAGCGCGTCGTCGAGGAGACCGAGCAGACGGTCGTGTACGTCACCCACAACCAGGAGGAGGCGATGATGCTCTCGGACTGGATCGCGGTGATGAGCGACGGCGTCATCGAGCAGTATGGCACGCCCGACGAGGTGTACAACGAGCCGAACAACCGGTTCGTCGCCGGCTTCGTCGGCATGCCCGAGATGAACGTCTGGCGCGGCGAGACCGACGGGTCGACGGTGTCGGTCGCCATCGGCGAGCAGGCGGTGTCGCTCGACCTGCGCGAGGCCGCCGGCGACGCCGAACGGAAGGAGAAGACGAGCATCGACGAGCGGAGTTCGGACGAGGTGGAGGTCGGCTTCCGACCGCAGGCCATCGGCCTCGTCCCGGAGGGGGAGGGGGACTTCGACGCGGACCTCTCCCTGATCGAGCCGATGGGCGAGGACAGCCTCTGTTATCTCGACTCGCCGGTCGGCGAGATCAGGGTCGTCGAGGACGCCGCGACGCGCTTTTCCGACGGCGACACCGTCGGCGTCGCTCTCGACCGGCACGAGGGGTACGTCTTCGACGACGTGTCCGGGTCGACCATCGCCCGCACCGGCCCGTCGGCCGCCGCGACGACCGACGACGCGGCGACCGAACGCCGGGGGAGTACGTCGGACTGA